CACTGCGTCGAGGCCGTCCGTTACTCTAAGCGTATCCAGGCGTTGGCCATTAGAAGAGCCGTAAGGGAAGCAGCGCCCTTTAATCTGCATCCCTTGAGTAACTCTAACTCTATCAGCGTTTTCGACCACGTCGTAGCCTGCCGTGCATGCCACAGCCAGTCTGACGTTCGAAGCCACTCAGGAGCATGTGCTTATTGAGCATTTCACCCGGTTGACGCGTTTCCATGATGCGATAAGGTCATGCAGCGAAACGTCAGCCTGGTCAGATCCACTGGTCATTAGCGACGGTTAACTCGCTTCGTTCATGGTCACCCGTGTTTGCCACGCCGCGCGGCTCCACAAGCAAAAGCTTCACTTCGCTACCGCACAAGGCTTGTGGTGCACGCCTTTGGGCGCGACCGCCATCTGGCCTGCTCGACGTAATAGCGGAAATTCGCCAACTACGGCCCGCACTTCTATCCGCATTTCCCCGTCAAGGACGATGAAGGTCTCGTCGGTGTCTCCATGGCTGTGCCAGATGAAGTCGCCGGTGATCTTCACGACCTTGACCTGGTAGTCGTTCATTTCTGCGACGACGCGGGGTTGCCGGTGGCCATCGTAAGCTCCCCACTGCGTAGACATCAGCCAGTAGAATTTCGGAGCCTCCAAGCGTCAGAGACTCTCTTGAAGAAAAGCAGGTTTACAGAAAGCCAGATCGTTGCGGTGTTGAAGGAAGGCGAGACGGGAGTTCCGGTCGCCGAACTGTGCCGCAAGCACGGTATCAGCAACGCCACGTATTACCATTGGAAGAGCAAGTACTCAGGCGTGCAGGTGTCCGAGCTGCAACGGCTACGTGAGCTGGAAGCCGAGAACGTCAAGCTCAAGCGCATGTACGCCGATCTCGCCCTCGAGAATTCGGCGATCAAGGATGCTCTGAACCAAAAATCCTGACGCCGTCGACCAGGCGCGAAGTGGTCGAGCTGCTGGTGCAAGCCCGCTTGTCGATCACGCGTGCCTGTCGCATTGCAGGCCTGTCGCGGGCGGCGTACTACATGCGGCCAGCCTCGGCATCTGAGCGAGATGCCGATGTGATCGAAGCGCTCAATGCCATCGTCAGCCGGCATGGGTACTGAGGATTTTGGAAGTGCTTTACCCGGTTGCGGCTCGATGGCCGCTGCTGGAACAAAAAGCGTGTGCATCGTGTGTACTGCGATATGGGTTTGAATTTGCCTCGGCGTTGCAAGAAGCGGCTGCCAGACCGCCCTCGCCAGCCGCTGGACCTGGCAAGCGAGCCAAACCGCTGCTGGGCATTGGACTTCATGCACGACGCCCTGTATTGCGGCCGGCGGTTCCGAACCTTGAACGTGATCGACGAGGCCAATCGGGAATGCTTGGCCATCGAGGTTGGCACGTCGATCCGATCTGCCAGGCTGATCCGCGTCTTGAGTCGCTTGGTCGACTACTACGGCGCGCTGGATGCCATACGGCACGACAACGGGCCGGAGCTAGTCTCTCAAGCATTCATCGAATGGGCCGCAGCAAAGGCATCGCGGTTCGATACATCCAGCCGGGCAAGCCCAATCAAAACGCCTTTATCGAGTGTTTCAACCGAACATACTGCACGGAGTGCTCGATGCACACATGTTCGCCAACCTGGAGCAGGTCCAGGCCGTCACCGACCAATGGCCGGTCGATTACAACGAATATCGCCCCCATGAAGCGCTGGGTGGCGTCCCGCCGGTGCAGTACATGCCGCGGCTAACCCATGCTCCGATTCTCTATCGGCCGTTGTCTACTTGACAGGGGCGGCTACGGCTTGACTGCTGGGGTCCGTTTCCACCATCCAGGCTCTTGAATCAGGAGACATTCATCGGACGCGGCTCCATGTGATGTGACGATCTATGACAAAACGGCCCGCCGTGCACTACCATCTTCTGTAAAGAAGAACCTGAGGGTGGAAGAGATGAATGTTTCACGCGTCGTTTTGGCATGGATATTTTTGATAGGTATCACACCAACGTTTGCGGCAAACTTCACTGAAAACGATCAAGAGCTTTCTTTATCGGGACAGCTGGTCGCCGGCGATGCCGCTAAATTTGCCGACTTTGTCAATGCGCGAAGTAAGACTTGGACAGACTGGTCTCCTACCGTGAGTCTCAGCAGCCCTGGTGGAAGCTTAGCTGAGGGGTTGGCACTAGGGCTCTATTTCCGCGACCGTCGCATCGCAACGCGAGTTCGGAAAGGCCAAGAATGCTACAGCGCCTGCGCCGTCGCCTTTCTGGGTGGGACTCAGGCCTACGCTACGGGAAGCGGGATTGGCCGCTACCTTGAGGTCGGCGCGGTTCTCGGGTTTCATGGATTTTCCCAGCGCAACAACAAAGTCACCTTGGTGAACGAGGCATTCGACCTTGCCCGGGTCACTAATGCGCTAATCATTCAGTACGCCAGCGGGTTGCGCGGTATTGACCTGCAGTTGCTCTCTCAACTCATTGGGGTAGATCCGAAGAGCATTCGTGTCGTTCGCACACCGAGGGAAATTGAGGGGCTATCGATAAAGCTAGAAGGAAAGGTTCCCCCGCGACCCCGGACGTGGCCACTGAATGTCTGCGCAAGATACGTTGATGAACTTAGGCCGATTAATGATGGTCCCATCGACGGAAGAATCTCAGCGTCCAGTCGTGTTGTCCTGATCTCAGATAAGGCACACCTTGCTGCCGATTTCCTTACCAAATACATGGATGAGAAGTATCAAAGGATATATGCCAATCTTCCGCCCGAGGAAATTATCCGCCTAGCGGTTGGGACGGAACCCCAATTTCCTGTCTATCGGATAGAGACAGTTCGGGGCGCTGGCTTCTATTACGACTACTGCTATGCCATGGATTCTGGCAATGGCCACATTGCGCTGCTACTACCTGGCGAGGGCTTCGGTGGATATAAATCTCAGAAATTCTTCGGCAGGTTAAGTGGCTTTGACGCAGATGTCCCGCTTTGGCGTTAAAGCGCCGGACGCGTGAAGCAAGGCCGGCATCGATCGACCTCGGACTCTCGAAGAGAGTTTCGGTCGTCGATGTGCCGTAGGCTCCCTTCCGCGTAGCAATCAGCCAGTAGATTTGCGGGGCCCCACGAGTCGGAGACAACTTCACGAAGGGGGCAACATTCAATTCACGGCAAGCATCCTGCGTACCTCAATTGCCGCGGCTTCGACCGCGGAGATGACCGGCACCCTGAATCGCGGCGCCAGCTTCGCCGCCGCAGCGGACAAGGGACCGCCGCCTATCACGACCGCTGCGGCGCCATCCGCCTCAATACACGCGCGCACGGCTTGCGCCAGTTCTTCTTCCTGCTGTCCAGGATTGCTTGCCAGCGCCAAAGGGTCGCTCGCGGCGAGCCGCGTGCCGGTGAAGAGCGCGGTTAGCCCAAGGCGTTCGACGGTCCCCGCTATCGAGTTTTCGAGACCCGGCGTTGTCGTCGCCACCCCGAATCGGCGGCCAGCCTCGGCCGCCAGGCGCAAGGAGGCCACGCCCAAGCCGGTCACGGGGATGGTCACTGCGGCGCGCAGGGCGTCCAGGCCTGGATCACCGAATGCGCCCACGATGATGGCCGACATTTCGTCGGCCCTTTCGATGCCTATCCTGAGTACTTCTTCGGCGGCGATGGCAAGGTCGGCTGGCGTCGTGATCATGGGCGCGCCGCGCTTTGCCGTCTCGCTTGTCATAGCGATTGCCGCCGGCAGGGCAGCACGCAGGATGCCGTGCATCATCGACGTGGTTGCTTCCGAAGAGTTGGGGTTGATGAGCAGGATGGGGCGCATAGCAGGGCTGGGATCAGGGCGGCGTGGGGTCCGCGGGCGCGCCGCCGCTTTCCGCGGCCTGACGCGCCGCCCACATGGCGCTCAAGGTTGCCACCGGATCCTTGGGCGGGGCGGCGACACCCGGCCGCAAGCGTGTCTCGATCAGCGAAAGATGTGTGCGCATGCTGCGCGCCGCGGCGGCGCCGTCGCCCGACAGCATGGCCGTGAAAATATCGCGGTGCTCGTCGCAGGCGCATTGCGATGCCCGCGCCGGCTCGAACACCGCCACCAGCATGGACGTGCGGCTGACCAGCTCCTGCACCTGTTGCAGCACGAAGGTGCTGCGCGTGGCCTCTGCCAGCAGGACATGAAACTCGGCCGACAGCCGTACCGATTCCGCGCGGTCACCGCCTTCCTGCGCCGCGTCTTCGCTGGCTAGGTGCGCCTGCAGGCGCTCGATATCCTGCGCGCTCAAGCTCGACGCCAGATGGCTGGCGATGCCTCCTTCGAGTATGCGCCGCGCTTCGTAGATTTCGCGAGCTTGCGCCAGCGATGGGGCCGCGACAAAAGCGCCGCGATTGCGGATCAACTCGATAAGCTGGTTGCTGCCCAGGCGCAGCAGGATCCTGCGCATGCGCTCGCGGCTTACTCCGAAGACCTCGGCGAGCGCGGTCTCGCGCAGCGGCGAACCGGGCGCCAGTTCTCCCGCGAGCAGCGCGCGGGAGATGGTTGCGTAGATCGCCTCTTCCTGGTCTTTCATGGGCGGAATAGTATCAATGCGGGTGGTGGTGGCAAGGGGCAGCGGGGGACGGCTCAGCCGGCATGGCTCAGCCAGTGCCGGGCGATCTGTTCGCGCGTCGCGACCCAGGCCCCGCCAGATTCGACAATGTGCCGCAGGATACGCTCCAACGCGCCCATACGCGCCGGCCGGCCTATCATGCGCAGGTGCAGGCCGATCGACAGCATGCGCGGCTGCGTCGCGCCTTCACGGCTCAGCCAGTCATAGGCCGCGCACACGTAGTTGGCGAACGCGTCGCCAGTGTCGAAGCGCTGGGTGTTCTGGAATTGCATGTCGTTGGTATCGAAAGCGTAAGGCAGCACGACGTGGCGGCGTCCCGCCACCGGCAGGATGTAGGGCGTGTCGTCGTTGTAGGCGTCGCTGTCATACAGGAAGCCTGCCTCGGCGAGCAGCCGGCGCGTGTTTGGCGAGGGATTGGAGCGCGTGTGCCAGCCGACGGGCGCGCGTCCGGTGGCTGCCTCGATGGCCTGCCGGGTGCGTGCGATGAGATCGCGCTCTTCGGCTTCGCCCAGTCCGGCATGTTTCTGCCAGCGCCAGCCGTGCGCCGCCAGCTCGTGGCCGCGTTCGGTCGCGTGCCGCGCAAGCCAGGGCGAGCGCTCGACCGCCCGTCCGCAGGCGCTCAGGGTGTAGAGCTTGTCGTGGCGCGCGAACAGCTCGTCGATGCGCCAGTAGGCGACGCGGGTGCCGTACTCGAAATGGCTATCGATGCACGCGTCCGGTGTCGGCTGCGGATCGATCACTTCGTAGATCCCTTCGTTGTGCGGGTCGCCATCGGTCATGGAGAACTCCGCGCCTTCCTCGAAGTTGACGACGAAGGAGACGGCGACCCGTGCATCGCCCGGCCAGCGCACGGCGGGTGGACGGTTGCCGTAGCCTATGAAGTCGCGTGCGGCAGCGGTGGGGGCGTGGATGGATACAGGTGCACTCATGGTCAAGATCAAAATTGGGCCAGGCGGCGCATGCCCACCAACCGTTCTGTGATGAACAGCACGATGATGGCAAGCAGGATCAGGCCGGCGGACAGCGCGGCGATGGTGGGATCGGGCGATTCTTCAAGGTAGCGCAGGATCTCGATCGGCAGCGTCTTCTGCCGCGCGTCGGTCAGGAAGATCGAGATCGGATAGTTGTCCATCGACGCCAGGAAGGCGAACAGGCCGGACGTAAGAAAGGCGGGCGCCAGCGCTGGCACCATCACCTTCAGCACCGCTTGCGCGGGCGACAGGCCTAGCGTGCGCGCCGCCTCAAGGAGCCGCATGTCGAACAGTGCCAGGCTGGCATGCACCGTGCGGATGACATAGGGCAGGGTGATCACGATGTGGCCGATGATGAGGGCACTCAAGACGTCGCGCAGCCCAAGCTCGCGCAGCAACTGCAGCAGCGCCACGCCGATGACCAGGCCCGGCATCAACAACGGCGATACCAGGAAGGCCAGCAGCGCGTCGCGCCCCTTGAAGCGTCCATGTGCGATGGCAAGCGCGCACAGCGTGCCCAGCACCAGGGCGGCGGCCGTGGACGCCAGCGCGACGTTCACGGACAACAGCAGCGTCTGGCCCAGGCCGTCCTTGTGCAACACGGCCTGGTACCACCGCAGGGACCATTGCGGCGCTGGCAGGTTGAAGACGGGAGAGCTGCTGAAGGAAACCAGCACCACCACGACCAGCGGCGCCAGCATGAAGATGGCCACCAGCAGCAGCAGGAGGCCGCCACCCGCGCGCGTGAGTTTGTTAGTGCTCATGAGGTGCCCTTGTGTGCGGATCCCAGGCGGGCGTCGACGCGGCGTGCAAGCCAACTGCTGATGAGAACGATCAGCACGGCCATTGCCAGGAGCACCACCGCCATGGTCGAACCGGCCTGGCGGTCGCGCATGAACAGATAGGCGCGCGCCACGAGCGCCGGCAGGGTCTGGAAGCGATCGCCCACCACCAGCGCCGGTATCACGTACATGGATACCGCCATCGAAAACACGAAGGTGCAGCCGGTGATGACGCCGGGCACGGACAGGGGCCAGACGACGTGCCGGAACTTGTACATCGCACCCGCGCCCAGCGTGGCGGCCGCGTCGGTCAAGCGCCGATCGATCTGCCGCGCCACGGTGAAGATGGGCAGCACCATGAAGGGCAGGAACACGTGGACGGCGGTAATCACCAGGCCGCGCTCGTTGAACAGCAGCTTGAGCGGATCGTCGATCAGCCCGAGTTTCATCAGGGTCATGTTGAGCAGGCCGTTGCTGCGCAGCAGGATGGTCCACGCGAAGCTCTTCACCACGACGCCCACCGACAGCGGCAGGATAAGGACCAGGAACATCAGGCCCTGTACAGCCAGTGACGCGCGTGCCATCGCAAAGGCCACCGGGTAGCCGATCAGCAGGCAGATGCCAGTGACGATGCCTGCGATCTTCACCGTATTCCAGATCACGGTCAGGTGATAGGCATCGCTGAAAAAGGCGGTGTAGCCGTCCAGGCTGAAACCGCCGTCCGTGGCGCGCAGGCTGGTCGCCAGCAGGAAAACCAGCGGCAGCGCGAAGACCAGCGACAGGTAGCCGACGCCGGGCAGGGCGAGCCAGCCGATGCCGAAGCGCGGTGCGCCGGTTTTGCGGCCCGATGCCGAGGCGGCCACGGCGGCGGGGGCGATGGGGGATGAGGTGCCGGCTTCGCTCATGATGCCTCCGGCGCGGGGAACACCAGCGTTTGCGCGACGGGCCAACCTAGCGCGAGACTGTCGCCCGGGCGAGGGGCAAGGCCCGTCTGGGCCGGCAGTTCGGCCACGATCTTCTGGGTAGCCGCAGCAGTGCTTGTGGCCGCATCGCCATCGAAGTAGATCAGGCGGCGCGCGCCCAGGTAGGCCGTATCGCTGACCTTCATCCGCAGCGTGTTGGCTTGGCCGCCGGCTGCCGCCGCGTCGCCCAGGCCGATGGACTCCGGCCGCACGGCCAGCACCACGCGGCTGCCCACGGCGGCGGTCGAAGGCGCCGTCATCGATCCATGCGGCGTTTTTACTTTGACCACCCCGTCCATGGCGGTTTCCACCTGGCCTTCGAACTGGCTGGACAGCCCGACGAAATTCAGCGCGAACAGGGTGCGCGGCTTGGCGTAGATGGCTTCCGGCACGTCGAGCTGCTCGATGACGCCGCGGTTCATCAACGCGATGCGGTCCGACATGACCAGCGCTTCGTCCTGGTCGTGCGTCACGAAGATGGCGGTGATGCCGGCATCGCGCAGGATGCGCCGCAATTCGATCTGCATGTGTTCGCGCAGCTTGCGGTCCAGCGCGGAAAGCGGTTCGTCCAGCAAGATGAGGCGTGGCCGCGTCGCCAGTGCGCGGGCCACGGCCACGCGCTGCTGCTGGCCGCCCGACAGCGCGGCGACGGGGCGGTCGGCGAGCGCGCCTAGCTGCACCGACTGCAATGCCGCGCGCACCCTGGGCGCGCGCTCGTCGCGCGGCAGCCCGTGCGCCTTCAGGCCGAACGCGATGTTCTCCG
This genomic interval from Bordetella genomosp. 8 contains the following:
- a CDS encoding transposase — its product is MKKSRFTESQIVAVLKEGETGVPVAELCRKHGISNATYYHWKSKYSGVQVSELQRLRELEAENVKLKRMYADLALENSAIKDALNQKS
- a CDS encoding aspartate/glutamate racemase family protein gives rise to the protein MRPILLINPNSSEATTSMMHGILRAALPAAIAMTSETAKRGAPMITTPADLAIAAEEVLRIGIERADEMSAIIVGAFGDPGLDALRAAVTIPVTGLGVASLRLAAEAGRRFGVATTTPGLENSIAGTVERLGLTALFTGTRLAASDPLALASNPGQQEEELAQAVRACIEADGAAAVVIGGGPLSAAAAKLAPRFRVPVISAVEAAAIEVRRMLAVN
- a CDS encoding GntR family transcriptional regulator; the protein is MKDQEEAIYATISRALLAGELAPGSPLRETALAEVFGVSRERMRRILLRLGSNQLIELIRNRGAFVAAPSLAQAREIYEARRILEGGIASHLASSLSAQDIERLQAHLASEDAAQEGGDRAESVRLSAEFHVLLAEATRSTFVLQQVQELVSRTSMLVAVFEPARASQCACDEHRDIFTAMLSGDGAAAARSMRTHLSLIETRLRPGVAAPPKDPVATLSAMWAARQAAESGGAPADPTPP
- a CDS encoding polysaccharide deacetylase family protein, encoding MSAPVSIHAPTAAARDFIGYGNRPPAVRWPGDARVAVSFVVNFEEGAEFSMTDGDPHNEGIYEVIDPQPTPDACIDSHFEYGTRVAYWRIDELFARHDKLYTLSACGRAVERSPWLARHATERGHELAAHGWRWQKHAGLGEAEERDLIARTRQAIEAATGRAPVGWHTRSNPSPNTRRLLAEAGFLYDSDAYNDDTPYILPVAGRRHVVLPYAFDTNDMQFQNTQRFDTGDAFANYVCAAYDWLSREGATQPRMLSIGLHLRMIGRPARMGALERILRHIVESGGAWVATREQIARHWLSHAG
- a CDS encoding ABC transporter permease, with protein sequence MSTNKLTRAGGGLLLLLVAIFMLAPLVVVVLVSFSSSPVFNLPAPQWSLRWYQAVLHKDGLGQTLLLSVNVALASTAAALVLGTLCALAIAHGRFKGRDALLAFLVSPLLMPGLVIGVALLQLLRELGLRDVLSALIIGHIVITLPYVIRTVHASLALFDMRLLEAARTLGLSPAQAVLKVMVPALAPAFLTSGLFAFLASMDNYPISIFLTDARQKTLPIEILRYLEESPDPTIAALSAGLILLAIIVLFITERLVGMRRLAQF
- a CDS encoding ABC transporter permease, with translation MSEAGTSSPIAPAAVAASASGRKTGAPRFGIGWLALPGVGYLSLVFALPLVFLLATSLRATDGGFSLDGYTAFFSDAYHLTVIWNTVKIAGIVTGICLLIGYPVAFAMARASLAVQGLMFLVLILPLSVGVVVKSFAWTILLRSNGLLNMTLMKLGLIDDPLKLLFNERGLVITAVHVFLPFMVLPIFTVARQIDRRLTDAAATLGAGAMYKFRHVVWPLSVPGVITGCTFVFSMAVSMYVIPALVVGDRFQTLPALVARAYLFMRDRQAGSTMAVVLLAMAVLIVLISSWLARRVDARLGSAHKGTS
- the ccmA gene encoding heme ABC exporter ATP-binding protein CcmA — protein: MSALHLAGVTKRYGGQTVVDGLDLSVASGEFLSLLGPSGCGKTTLLRLIAGLTPCDDGSITIDGTDLTRVAAHRRNIGVVFQNYALFPHLTVAENIAFGLKAHGLPRDERAPRVRAALQSVQLGALADRPVAALSGGQQQRVAVARALATRPRLILLDEPLSALDRKLREHMQIELRRILRDAGITAIFVTHDQDEALVMSDRIALMNRGVIEQLDVPEAIYAKPRTLFALNFVGLSSQFEGQVETAMDGVVKVKTPHGSMTAPSTAAVGSRVVLAVRPESIGLGDAAAAGGQANTLRMKVSDTAYLGARRLIYFDGDAATSTAAATQKIVAELPAQTGLAPRPGDSLALGWPVAQTLVFPAPEAS